One genomic region from Marinobacter szutsaonensis encodes:
- a CDS encoding EAL domain-containing protein — protein MKEFVIRRYRPDQTPQDGRQTLLRIDDEGTVVQVDHQSEAVLGYEAGELVGQPVHRILASRQDDPFAPVNRHQIEGGQHILVTFRHRDGFFFTAQLSLKQAIHDSDQAARATIALADAARVDPCLLKSAENLARFGLWELDITSNEMTWSEGIYQLLELRPGLDITPDQALFYCQAGQSRVRALFRRCMRTGQPFSLELNVLTARQKQCRMTLDGRALRKGGRIHRLVGTLVDRTAIMEQERALDHCHRLLEATGQATPDLVAAVDTRLTLLHCNQSYASQFAQTFGKTPAAGDNLRELLREHPNERRLIERLWQRAFERGSFVVEMPLAHQNRELPIHEFHYQRLTSAQGDILGAVHVGRNTHTRISQSEAGDRIRRDPVTGLMNRREFLARLLRTLEQKTHRDSIDSLLYLDLDDFNRFNESAGSGTCDRYLRELAGNLGVRIRQRDALARLSGDTFVLLIENCPEPRARKIADDIRELVRGFVFEWQGNKLQTTVSGGLLVMEKEFPGDPEKLLTQAADLCHTAKTSGRNRIHTARAIASSIDENLIAQRLEQIREALDNDRLLLEYQALKPVASATWGDHIEILCRIPALRDGQIQLQPDQFLPVTERFDLAKRLDRQVIRQTLDWLSQHKLLEPRIKYCGFNLSITSVLDDTFPDFLEGELANSPFSPEYFCLEIREEHATQYPDDVAILCDALHKIGCRVALEGAGASVESYSLAAKLPVDIIKLDRRMMEKLEEDPVQQVMVEALHRIAEAAGKTTVATHIESDYTLRRVRTLGIHFGQGSHLEDPRPLEDLTPAVVGLSSGHPGS, from the coding sequence GTGAAAGAATTCGTGATTCGCCGCTACCGGCCAGACCAGACACCACAGGATGGTCGCCAGACGCTGCTGAGAATCGACGACGAAGGCACCGTGGTGCAGGTTGATCACCAGTCCGAAGCCGTCCTGGGGTACGAGGCCGGGGAGCTGGTGGGGCAGCCGGTCCATCGCATCCTGGCGTCCCGCCAGGACGATCCGTTTGCACCGGTGAACCGCCATCAGATCGAGGGCGGGCAGCACATCCTGGTGACCTTCCGGCACCGGGACGGCTTTTTCTTTACCGCCCAGCTCAGCCTCAAACAGGCCATCCACGACTCCGACCAGGCGGCCCGGGCCACCATTGCCCTGGCCGATGCCGCCCGCGTCGATCCCTGCCTGCTCAAATCCGCTGAAAACCTCGCCCGGTTCGGACTCTGGGAACTGGACATCACCAGCAACGAGATGACGTGGAGTGAAGGCATCTACCAGTTGCTGGAGCTTCGGCCGGGCCTGGACATCACGCCGGATCAGGCGCTGTTCTACTGCCAGGCGGGCCAGTCCAGAGTGCGGGCCCTGTTCCGGCGTTGCATGCGCACCGGCCAGCCGTTTTCCCTGGAACTGAACGTGCTGACAGCACGGCAGAAGCAGTGCCGCATGACCCTGGATGGCCGGGCGCTGCGCAAGGGTGGGCGCATCCACCGCCTGGTGGGCACCCTGGTGGATCGCACCGCGATCATGGAACAGGAAAGGGCCCTGGACCATTGCCATCGGCTGCTGGAAGCCACCGGTCAGGCAACCCCCGACCTGGTGGCGGCGGTGGACACCCGGCTGACCCTCCTGCACTGCAACCAGTCCTACGCCAGCCAGTTTGCCCAGACCTTCGGCAAGACACCTGCCGCCGGTGACAATCTCCGAGAACTGCTCCGGGAGCACCCGAACGAACGCCGGTTGATCGAGCGGCTCTGGCAACGGGCGTTCGAGCGGGGCAGCTTCGTGGTGGAGATGCCCCTGGCCCACCAGAATCGCGAGCTGCCGATCCACGAATTCCACTACCAGCGCCTGACCAGCGCCCAGGGCGACATCCTCGGCGCCGTTCATGTTGGCCGCAACACCCACACCCGGATCAGCCAGAGTGAAGCCGGTGACCGGATCCGCCGTGACCCGGTCACCGGCCTGATGAACCGCCGGGAATTCCTGGCCCGCCTGCTCCGGACCCTGGAGCAGAAAACCCACCGGGACAGCATCGACAGTCTGCTGTACCTGGATCTGGACGATTTCAACCGCTTCAACGAAAGCGCTGGCAGTGGCACCTGTGACCGCTACCTGAGGGAGCTGGCCGGCAACCTGGGGGTGCGGATACGGCAACGGGATGCCCTGGCCCGGTTATCCGGCGATACCTTTGTATTGCTGATCGAGAACTGCCCCGAGCCCCGGGCCCGCAAGATTGCCGACGATATCCGGGAGCTGGTTCGCGGCTTTGTCTTCGAATGGCAGGGCAACAAACTGCAGACCACCGTCAGCGGCGGACTGCTGGTGATGGAGAAAGAATTTCCCGGGGATCCGGAAAAACTACTGACCCAGGCGGCGGACCTGTGCCACACCGCCAAGACCTCCGGACGCAACCGGATTCACACCGCCCGGGCGATTGCCTCCAGCATCGATGAGAACCTGATTGCCCAACGACTCGAACAGATTCGCGAAGCCCTCGACAATGACCGGCTGCTACTGGAATACCAGGCGCTGAAACCTGTCGCCAGCGCGACCTGGGGCGACCATATCGAGATCCTGTGCCGCATCCCGGCACTCCGGGATGGCCAGATCCAGCTCCAGCCGGACCAGTTCCTGCCGGTCACCGAACGCTTTGACCTGGCCAAGCGCCTGGACCGCCAGGTGATCCGCCAGACCCTTGACTGGCTGTCGCAACACAAGTTGCTGGAGCCGCGCATCAAGTATTGCGGCTTCAACCTGTCCATCACCAGCGTGCTCGATGACACCTTTCCGGACTTCCTGGAAGGCGAACTGGCCAACTCACCGTTCTCGCCGGAATATTTTTGCCTGGAAATCCGCGAGGAGCACGCTACCCAGTACCCGGACGACGTTGCCATCCTGTGCGATGCCCTGCACAAGATTGGCTGCCGGGTGGCACTGGAAGGAGCAGGCGCCTCGGTGGAAAGCTACAGTCTGGCGGCAAAACTGCCTGTGGACATCATCAAGCTGGACCGCCGAATGATGGAAAAACTGGAGGAGGATCCGGTGCAACAGGTCATGGTGGAAGCCTTGCACCGGATTGCCGAGGCGGCGGGTAAAACCACGGTCGCCACCCACATTGAAAGCGACTACACCTTGCGCCGAGTGCGAACCCTAGGGATTCATTTCGGCCAGGGCTCCCACCTGGAAGATCCCCGGCCACTGGAGGACCTGACACCGGCGGTGGTCGGCCTTTCATCCGGACACCCGGGCAGCTGA
- a CDS encoding lipoprotein, with translation MPFRLFAIFSLVFTLLLAGCGQKGPLYRDQGGATASEAVRAVTDGQAEEDREQSDN, from the coding sequence ATGCCTTTTCGACTTTTTGCGATCTTCAGCCTCGTGTTTACCCTGTTGCTGGCAGGCTGTGGCCAGAAGGGCCCGTTGTACCGCGACCAGGGTGGAGCCACGGCCAGCGAGGCAGTCCGGGCCGTGACCGACGGCCAGGCCGAGGAAGACCGTGAACAGAGTGATAACTGA
- the lysA gene encoding diaminopimelate decarboxylase, translated as MDHFNYRNGELYAEDVPVSDIAARFGTPAYIYSRATLERHYRAYDDALKGRPHLVCYAVKANSNLAVLNVLARLGAGFDIVSAGELERVLRAGGEAGKVVFSGVGKQEWEMKRALEAGVRCFNVESDTELDRLNQVAGELGVKAPISLRVNPDVDAGTHPYISTGLKENKFGIDIAEAPQVYARAAALPNLEIHGVDCHIGSQLTSVSPFLDALDRVLALIDTLAEQGIRIRHLDMGGGLGVTYDQEQPPQPSDYVKALAERLGDRNLELILEPGRSIAANAGILVTRVEFLKCTEHRNFAIIDAAMNDLIRPALYSAWQSIIPVRPHQDGEEKAWDLVGPVCETGDFLGKDRHLRLQAGDLLAVRSAGAYGFVMSSNYNTRNRPPELMVDGDQVHVVRRRETLEDQLAPESCLPE; from the coding sequence ATGGACCACTTCAACTACCGTAACGGCGAGCTCTACGCCGAAGACGTCCCTGTCTCCGACATTGCCGCGCGCTTCGGCACGCCGGCCTACATCTATTCCCGGGCCACCCTTGAGCGCCATTACCGGGCCTATGACGACGCCCTGAAGGGCCGTCCGCACCTGGTGTGCTATGCGGTCAAGGCCAACAGCAACCTGGCGGTACTGAATGTGCTCGCCCGCCTGGGTGCCGGCTTCGATATCGTGTCAGCAGGGGAGCTGGAGCGGGTGCTCCGGGCCGGCGGCGAGGCCGGCAAGGTGGTGTTCTCCGGCGTCGGCAAGCAGGAGTGGGAAATGAAGCGTGCCCTGGAAGCGGGGGTACGTTGCTTCAACGTGGAGTCAGACACCGAACTGGACCGCCTGAACCAGGTGGCCGGCGAGCTGGGGGTTAAGGCCCCGATCTCTTTGCGGGTCAACCCCGATGTCGATGCCGGGACCCATCCCTACATTTCCACCGGTCTGAAAGAGAACAAGTTCGGCATCGATATCGCCGAGGCGCCACAGGTCTATGCCCGGGCCGCGGCCCTTCCGAACCTGGAAATCCATGGCGTGGATTGTCATATCGGGTCCCAGCTGACTTCGGTATCGCCGTTCCTGGATGCCCTGGACCGGGTGCTGGCGCTGATCGATACCCTGGCGGAGCAGGGTATCCGGATCCGCCATCTGGACATGGGCGGCGGCCTGGGGGTGACCTATGACCAGGAGCAACCTCCACAGCCGTCAGACTATGTGAAGGCCCTGGCGGAACGCCTGGGTGATCGTAACCTGGAGCTGATCCTCGAGCCGGGGCGCTCGATCGCCGCCAACGCCGGGATCCTGGTGACCCGTGTTGAATTCCTGAAGTGCACCGAACACCGCAATTTCGCCATCATCGATGCCGCCATGAACGACCTGATTCGTCCGGCCCTGTACAGCGCCTGGCAATCCATCATTCCGGTCCGGCCGCACCAGGACGGCGAAGAGAAAGCCTGGGACCTGGTGGGGCCGGTGTGCGAGACCGGAGATTTCCTGGGCAAGGACCGTCATCTGCGCCTGCAAGCGGGAGACTTGCTGGCGGTTCGCTCCGCCGGCGCCTATGGTTTCGTCATGAGCTCCAATTACAACACCCGCAACCGTCCCCCCGAACTGATGGTGGACGGGGACCAGGTTCACGTGGTGCGCCGCCGGGAAACCCTGGAGGATCAGCTCGCCCCTGAAAGTTGTCTGCCGGAATGA
- the dapF gene encoding diaminopimelate epimerase — MSQQRRSQGPTLRFTKMHGLGNDFMVVDAISQPFRLRPEMIRELADRNFGIGFDQLLVVEPPGLPDVDFRYRIFNADGSEVEQCGNGARCFARFVRDQRLTNKKVIRVQTAGGVIELRVGKDGMVMVNMGVPELNPPAIPFAADCRKDVYTVDVDGQTVELSAVSMGNPHGVLVVDDVDTAPVETLGPLLERHPRFPARANIGFLQILDRGHARLRVFERGSGETLACGSGACAAVVAGNIRGLLDQRVEVELRGGKLVIEWQGEGAPVMMEGPATTVFEGQLRLPGDNHTRRRKSGRSNRQRS, encoded by the coding sequence ATGAGTCAGCAGCGACGCAGCCAGGGTCCGACACTCCGGTTCACCAAGATGCATGGTCTGGGCAACGACTTCATGGTAGTGGATGCCATCAGCCAGCCCTTCCGGTTGCGCCCGGAGATGATCCGGGAGCTGGCGGACCGGAATTTCGGTATCGGCTTCGATCAGTTGCTGGTGGTTGAGCCACCCGGCCTGCCGGACGTGGATTTCCGTTACCGCATTTTCAATGCCGACGGCTCGGAAGTGGAGCAGTGTGGCAACGGTGCCCGCTGCTTCGCCCGGTTCGTGCGGGACCAGCGCCTGACCAACAAAAAGGTCATCCGGGTCCAGACCGCCGGGGGTGTGATCGAGCTGCGGGTCGGGAAGGACGGCATGGTCATGGTCAATATGGGCGTGCCCGAACTCAATCCGCCGGCAATCCCGTTTGCCGCCGACTGTCGCAAGGATGTTTACACCGTGGATGTGGATGGTCAGACAGTCGAGCTCAGTGCGGTCTCCATGGGTAATCCCCACGGCGTGCTGGTGGTGGATGACGTCGACACGGCGCCGGTGGAAACCCTGGGGCCGTTACTGGAACGCCACCCCCGGTTTCCGGCCAGGGCCAACATCGGGTTCCTGCAGATCCTCGACCGTGGCCATGCCCGTTTGCGGGTGTTCGAACGGGGCTCCGGCGAGACCCTGGCCTGCGGCAGCGGTGCCTGTGCCGCCGTAGTGGCCGGCAATATTCGCGGCTTGCTCGACCAGCGGGTGGAAGTGGAGCTGCGCGGTGGCAAGCTGGTCATCGAATGGCAGGGTGAGGGGGCGCCTGTTATGATGGAAGGCCCTGCGACTACAGTGTTTGAAGGGCAGTTGCGACTGCCAGGTGACAACCATACCCGCCGCCGCAAGAGCGGTCGTTCCAACAGACAACGGTCCTGA
- a CDS encoding DUF484 family protein, producing the protein MTEQTVRKKAEDLTPEQVADYLRANPDFFVEQDELLRSLTLPHDSGRAISLVERQVHLFREQRDTLRRELVELVSIARHNDRLFEKSKRLLMQVIEARTLNDMAAAIDDSIRGDFGLDAASVLLFTDQDLPEASQGALHVVGPELARERLGMLLDGERAVCGQFRESEREFLFPDRQEPIASVALVPLRREELVGVFAVGSCQPGYFDQSMGSLFLSYISDTLSRLLPPMIQRHTGGAPVADISAESR; encoded by the coding sequence ATGACAGAGCAGACGGTCCGCAAGAAGGCCGAAGACCTCACGCCAGAACAGGTGGCCGACTACCTGAGGGCCAATCCTGACTTCTTTGTTGAACAGGATGAGCTGTTGCGCAGCCTGACCCTGCCCCACGACAGCGGGCGCGCCATCTCCCTGGTGGAGCGGCAGGTGCATCTGTTCCGTGAGCAGCGCGATACCCTGCGCCGGGAACTGGTTGAACTGGTTTCTATCGCCCGTCATAACGACCGACTGTTCGAGAAAAGCAAGCGGCTGCTGATGCAGGTGATCGAGGCCCGCACCCTCAACGACATGGCCGCGGCCATCGATGACTCCATCCGGGGTGATTTCGGCCTGGATGCCGCCTCGGTCCTGCTGTTCACCGATCAGGACCTGCCGGAAGCGTCCCAGGGTGCTTTGCACGTGGTCGGTCCGGAGCTGGCCCGGGAGCGGCTCGGGATGTTGCTGGACGGCGAGCGGGCGGTCTGTGGCCAGTTCCGGGAGAGCGAGCGGGAGTTCCTGTTCCCGGACCGGCAAGAGCCGATTGCCTCGGTTGCCCTGGTGCCCCTGCGTCGGGAGGAACTGGTGGGCGTGTTTGCGGTGGGAAGCTGCCAGCCGGGCTACTTTGATCAGAGCATGGGGTCGTTGTTCCTGAGTTACATCAGCGACACCCTGAGCCGTCTGCTTCCTCCCATGATCCAGCGCCACACCGGCGGTGCGCCGGTGGCCGATATCAGCGCGGAGTCCCGATAG
- the xerC gene encoding tyrosine recombinase XerC: MLPDSLQEPLARFVRHLASEKRHSPRTCDSYERDLNRLAFWLAESGRDQWRLLLSHDLRRYVAVLSRQGLSGRSIARHLSAIRRFYNFLLRERLVTDNPAVDVRAPKSGRRLPRVADVDQLSQLLDASPDDPLEVRDLCMFELMYSSGLRLSELADLNLEALDLRAGEVRVIGKGNKERVLPVGRKAVDAIRAWLAVRPELAPEGEKAVFVSRRGDRLSRRSIQSRLGRWGITRGADQKLHPHLLRHSFASHMLESSGDLRAVQELLGHADIATTQVYTHLDFQHLARVYDQSHPRARRNKSGPGPDDQ, translated from the coding sequence ATGTTGCCCGATTCCCTGCAGGAACCGCTGGCCCGGTTCGTTCGCCACCTGGCCTCCGAGAAGCGCCATTCGCCGCGTACCTGTGACAGTTACGAGCGGGATCTGAACCGGCTGGCGTTCTGGCTGGCGGAGTCCGGCCGTGACCAGTGGCGGTTGCTGCTCAGCCATGACCTGCGCCGTTATGTGGCCGTCCTCAGCCGGCAAGGGTTGAGCGGTCGCAGCATCGCCCGCCATCTTTCGGCCATTCGCCGGTTCTACAACTTCCTGCTGCGGGAACGGCTGGTGACGGACAATCCGGCGGTGGATGTCCGTGCCCCCAAAAGCGGCCGCCGTTTGCCCCGGGTGGCAGACGTGGACCAGCTCAGCCAGTTGCTCGATGCCAGTCCTGATGACCCTCTCGAGGTGCGGGATCTGTGCATGTTCGAGCTGATGTATTCCTCCGGTTTGCGGCTGTCGGAACTGGCGGATCTGAATCTGGAGGCGCTGGATCTGCGAGCCGGGGAAGTGCGCGTAATCGGTAAGGGCAACAAGGAACGGGTTCTGCCGGTGGGACGCAAGGCCGTGGACGCCATCCGGGCCTGGTTGGCGGTGCGACCGGAGCTGGCGCCGGAAGGTGAGAAGGCAGTCTTCGTCAGTCGTCGTGGGGACCGGCTCAGCCGTCGCAGTATCCAGTCGCGGCTGGGGCGCTGGGGTATTACCCGGGGCGCTGACCAGAAACTGCATCCCCATCTGTTACGGCATTCCTTCGCCAGTCATATGCTGGAGTCCAGTGGCGATCTGAGGGCGGTCCAGGAACTGCTGGGCCATGCCGATATCGCCACCACCCAGGTCTATACCCACCTTGATTTCCAGCATCTGGCGCGGGTCTATGACCAGAGTCATCCTCGGGCCCGGCGCAACAAATCCGGACCCGGTCCCGACGATCAGTGA